The following are encoded together in the Citrus sinensis cultivar Valencia sweet orange chromosome 1, DVS_A1.0, whole genome shotgun sequence genome:
- the LOC102624116 gene encoding probable E3 ubiquitin-protein ligase RZFP34, producing MSINIVVAMAGLEVHHSSHQQFEPMSTSCKADEIFSTPSYSHLADREFLVTEESTNHNGSTELLRKGFMEYGCQHYRRRCRIRAPCCNEIFDCRHCHNEAMNNINVDQKLRHDIPRHEVNQVICSLCGTEQKVQQVCVNCGVCMGEYFCESCKLFDDDTSKKQYHCDGCGICRIGGCDNFFHCNKCRCCYSMLLKNSHPCVEGAMHHDCPVCCEYLFETRQDVIVLPCGHTIHKNCLKEMREHHQYACPICSKSVCDMSKVWEKYDREIAATPMPEAYLNKKVWILCNDCGKTSNVQFHVLAQKCPNCKSYNTRLTRG from the exons ATGTCCATCAATATAGTAGTTGCTATGGCAGGATTGGAAGTCCATCATTCCAGCCATCAACAATTTGAGCCAATGAGTACATCGTGCAAAGcagatgaaattttttctaCACCCTCATACTCTCATCTGGCAGATAGAGAGTTTTTGGTAACCGAAGAATCAACTAATCATAACGGTTCGACCGAATTGCTGAGGAAAGGATTCATGGAGTATGG ATGCCAGCACTATCGAAGACGGTGCCGCATTAGAGCTCCCTGTTGCAATGAGATCTTTGATTGTCGTCACTGTCATAACGAGGCAATG aataatattaatgttgATCAGAAGCTTAGGCATGACATTCCGCGGCATGAAGTCAACCAG GTGATATGTTCGCTCTGTGGCACTGAACAAAAG GTTCAGCAAGTTTGTGTTAATTGTGGTGTATGCATGGGTGAATACTTCTGCGAGAGTTGCAAGCTGTTTGATGATGAT ACATCCAAGAAGCAATATCATTGTGATGGATGTGGAATATGCAG GATTGGTGGATGTGATAATTTCTTCCATTGCAACAAGTGTA GATGCTGCTACTCAATGCTTTTGAAGAACAGCCACCCATGTGTAGAAGGTGCAATGCATCATGACTGCCCTGTCTGCTGTGAG TATTTATTCGAGACAAGACAGGATGTAATTGTCTTGCCGTGTGGGCATACCATTCACAAAAATTGCTTGAAGGAGATGCGGGAACATCATCA ATATGCCTGTCCTATCTGCTCCAAGTCAGTCTGTGACATGTCCAAAGTATGGGAGAAATATGACAGGGAGATAGCGGCTACTCCAATGCCAGAAGCTTACCTAAATAAAAAG GTTTGGATCCTTTGCAATGACTGTGGTAAGACCTCTAATGTCCAGTTCCATGTGCTGGCTCAGAAGTGCCCAAACTGCAAGTCCTACAACACTCGCTTGACCAGGGGCTGA
- the LOC127901457 gene encoding pentatricopeptide repeat-containing protein At2g29760, chloroplastic-like translates to MAGHAQKAIDLFLEMEETGTKPDQVTFIALLSACSHGGLVDEGYDFLSKKSRVYNIKPKMQHYGCMVDLLGRAGHLEESANFITSMPIPPDVSIWSSLLRACRCHQNVKLAEHAFKHLTETDPLNDGAHVLLANIYAKAGRLDDMSRIRMKLRDMGLKKQLGYSLIEQGGFVHKFTSGDIFNPHSEEIYLMLNEIEMTLQQQGLQETSLQHRERLAVAFGLISTSEKTTIRIVNNLRICGDCHSFMKVTSQVYNREIVIRDNGRFHRFQGGQCSCRDYWLQQCTNSFVSRFHSTNRYNSATQFNNCTCHLHQISHLI, encoded by the exons ATGGCGGGGCATGCACAAAAAGCAATTGATCTATTCTTGGAAATGGAGGAAACAGGTACAAAGCCAGATCAAGTAACTTTCATAGCTCTTCTTTCTGCATGTAGCCATGGAGGTTTAGTAGATGAAGGATATGACTTTCTCAGCAAAAAGAGCAGAGTCTACAATATCAAGCCAAAGATGCAGCATTATGGATGCATGGTTGATCTCTTAGGTCGAGCTGGGCATTTAGAAGAGTCAGCAAACTTCATTACATCCATGCCAATTCCACCAGATGTCTCTATATGGAGTTCCTTGTTGAGAGCTTGCCGATGCCACCAAAATGTCAAATTGGCTGAGCATGCATTTAAACATCTCACAGAAACAGACCCGTTAAACGATGGAGCTCATGTACTGCTTGCGAACATTTATGCAAAAGCTGGTAGGTTGGATGATATGAGCAGGATTCGAATGAAGTTACGTGATATGGGATTAAAGAAGCAACTGGGATACAGTTTGATAGAACAAGGAGGATTTGTTCATAAATTCACTTCTGGGGATATCTTTAACCCTCATTCTgaagaaatttatttgatgTTAAATGAGATTGAGATGACACTACAGCAACAAGGACTACAAGAAACATCGTTACAACACCGTGAAAGATTAGCAGTAGCTTTTGGACTTATAAGCACTTCTGAAAAAACGACCATCCGGATTGTGAATAATCTTCGGATTTGTGGGGATTGTCATTCGTTTATGAAGGTTACATCTCAGGTCTATAATAGAGAAATTGTCATTAGGGATAACGGTAGATTCCATCGGTTTCAAGGAGGGCAGTGCTCATGTAGAGACTACTG GTTGCAGCAGTGCACGAACAGCTTTGTTTCACGCTTTCACTCTACAAATCGGTACAATTCTGCAACACAGTTTAATAATTGTACTTGTCATCTTCACCAGATTTCTCACCTGATTTGA
- the LOC102623549 gene encoding FCS-Like Zinc finger 11 translates to MLRKRTRSVEKEQQMSHLKTPESVAESFFNSENLTGNSLFNVPGLFVGLSPKGLSDTDSVRSPTSPLDFRAFSNLGNSFRSPKSAHYEQHKSWDTSKVGLSIIDSLRNDMKPSSKVLRSESKNIIFGPQMRIKTPNSQTNINSFDAPKSLPKNYAIFPCTQIKSLLQKGNSDVVLEIGETPFEEHEPFGKTRSCSLDSCRSFPALAGFTDCGSIMSSENFGFEKLACQESSPLMVGGSPRSNNFLDSKVNLMSTSIGSGNGFTESLSASEIELSEDYTRVVSHGPNPRTTHIYGDCILECRTNDQSDDYKNEAEGSDGVMIITTQYPSDDFLSFCCSCNKKLEGKDIYIYRGEKAFCSADCRAQEILIDEEMEKDINSESSPKSDDCGELSETCFFITT, encoded by the exons ATGCTGAGGAAGAGGACCAGGTCTGTTGAGAAAGAACAGCAGATGAGTCATTTAAAAACGCCTGAATCTGTTGCTGAGTCCTTTTTCAATTCTGAAAATCTGACAGGCAACTCTTTGTTCAATGTTCCTGGTCTGTTTGTTGGGTTGAGTCCTAAGGGTTTATCAGATACCGATTCAGTTCGGAGCCCAACATCTCCTTTAGATTTTAGGGCATTTTCAAATCTAGGCAATTCCTTTAGGTCTCCAAAATCAGCCCATTATGAGCAGCATAAGAGCTGGGATACTAGTAAAGTTGGCTTAAGCATTATAGATTCTCTGCGCAATGATATGAAACCGTCCAGTAAAGTTCTCCGGTCTGAGAGTAAGAACATTATTTTTGGACCTCAAATGAGGATTAAAACCCCAAATAGTCAGACcaatattaattcttttgatgCACCTAAATCTTTGcctaaaaattatgcaattttCCCTTGCACCCAGATCAAATCTCTCCTGCAAAAGGGTAACTCTGATGTTGTTTTAGAAATTGGAGAAACCCCATTTGAAGAACATGAGCCATTTGGGAAAACCCGGTCTTGTTCACTTGATTCCTGCAGGTCATTTCCAGCTTTAGCTGGTTTCACTGACTGTGGCTCCATTATGAGTTCTGaaaattttggttttgaaaaattagcCTGCCAGGAAAGTTCTCCTTTGATGGTTGGAGGAAGTCCTCGATCAAACAACTTTTTGGATTCAAAGGTAAACTTAATGTCAACATCCATCGGCTCTGGCAATGGGTTTACTGAAAGCCTCTCTGCAAGTGAGATTGAGCTTTCTGAAGATTATACCCGTGTAGTATCGCATGGTCCTAATCCGAGAACAACTCATATATATGGGGACTGTATTTTGGAATGTCGCACTAACGACCAAAGTGACGATTATAAGAATGAAGCTGAGGGAAGCGATGGAGTTATGATCATAACCACTCAGTATCCTTCTGATGATTTCTTGAGCTTCTGCTGCTCTTGCAACAAGAAATTGGAGGGTAAAGATATTTACATCTACAG AGGTGAGAAAGCATTCTGCAGTGCAGATTGTCGCGCTCAGGAGATTTTGATTGATGAGGAAATGGAGAAAGACATCAACTCTGAAAGCTCTCCCAAGTCAGACGATTGTGGGGAGCTTTCTGAAACTTGTTTCTTTATCACAACATAA
- the LOC102622958 gene encoding uncharacterized protein LOC102622958 — translation MANSPSQIDTQIVDVQSSEVESQLSSLVYDMSQQVHMVMQNMLKMIAEIDQNSSGIMEEVEKCKNLAFERKKSLEEEKERFQKAAFAVLDMLNDRD, via the exons ATGGCGAATTCGCCGTCGCAGATCGATACTCAAATTGTTGATGTTCAATCATCAGAAGTTGAATCTCAACTCTCTTCACTCGTCTACG ATATGTCACAACAGGTCCACATGGTGATGCAAAACATGCTTAAGATGATAGC TGAAATTGATCAGAATTCTTCTGGAATCATGGAAGAGGTAGAGAAGTGCAAAAACTTAGCTTTTGAGAGGAAAAAATCCTTggaggaagagaaggaacgGTTTCAAAAGGCTGCTTTTGCTGTTTTAGACATGCTCAATGACAgggattga